A DNA window from Micromonospora sp. NBC_01739 contains the following coding sequences:
- a CDS encoding carotenoid biosynthesis protein: protein MTAAAPTRSLRAVYPWVLLALLVLAQICYPLTEGSTRARLTVATVVLGYLLSVGHALLSRGPRTALALVALATGGGFAIEALGVATGFPFGSYDYSGQLGPKLAGVPLIIPLAWTWMSWPAWLVATRIIGGGTAPGWWRWPARIGLATLGLATWDLFLDPQMVAEGHWVWRDATPALPGLAGIPVSNYLGWLLFAVLVMTALRPLAGSAVLDTDARDRPMYALYLWTYASSVLAHAVFLDLPASALWGGVGMAVIAVPLAVTLLRSRRTGDDHAGAERTRADVTA from the coding sequence ATGACCGCAGCCGCACCGACCCGCTCCCTGCGGGCGGTCTACCCCTGGGTGCTGCTGGCCCTGCTGGTGCTGGCGCAGATCTGCTACCCGCTGACCGAGGGGTCGACCCGGGCCCGGCTGACCGTGGCCACCGTCGTGCTCGGCTACCTGCTCTCGGTCGGGCACGCCCTGCTCAGCCGGGGACCCCGTACCGCTTTGGCGCTCGTCGCCCTGGCCACCGGCGGCGGTTTCGCCATCGAGGCCCTGGGGGTGGCCACCGGCTTCCCCTTCGGCAGCTACGACTACTCCGGCCAACTCGGACCGAAACTGGCCGGGGTGCCACTGATCATCCCGCTGGCCTGGACCTGGATGTCCTGGCCGGCCTGGCTGGTGGCGACCCGAATCATCGGCGGCGGCACGGCACCCGGGTGGTGGCGGTGGCCGGCGCGGATCGGGCTGGCCACCCTGGGGCTGGCCACCTGGGACCTCTTCCTCGATCCCCAGATGGTCGCCGAGGGGCACTGGGTGTGGCGCGACGCCACCCCGGCGCTGCCCGGACTGGCCGGCATCCCGGTCAGCAACTACCTGGGTTGGCTGCTGTTCGCGGTGCTGGTGATGACCGCCCTGCGTCCGCTGGCCGGGTCCGCCGTGCTCGACACGGACGCCCGCGACCGACCGATGTACGCCCTCTACCTGTGGACGTACGCCTCCAGTGTGCTGGCCCACGCGGTCTTCCTGGACCTGCCCGCCTCCGCCCTGTGGGGCGGTGTCGGCATGGCGGTGATCGCGGTGCCCCTGGCGGTGACGCTGCTGCGCAGCCGCCGGACCGGCGACGACCATGCCGGCGCGGAGCGCACCCGGGCCGACGTCACGGCATGA
- a CDS encoding GNAT family N-acetyltransferase has product MRLVRWTPDDLLRRLDDVVTVYGEAMGYRADLLAGRRGYIATHVRRPGFRAVASLTAEGHLAGFGYGYTGSAGQWWHDQVWRALDPAARRRWLTDCFEVVELHVSPPAQGHGLGAGQLRALLTLAEGATTLLSTPEADEQTSRAWRLYRRFGFVDLLRDFRFPGDERPFGVLGRDLPLAAEQPPVRP; this is encoded by the coding sequence ATGAGATTGGTGCGGTGGACACCGGACGATCTCCTCCGGCGACTGGACGACGTGGTGACCGTCTACGGCGAGGCCATGGGCTACCGCGCCGACCTGCTGGCGGGCCGTCGCGGTTACATCGCCACCCACGTACGCCGGCCCGGCTTCCGCGCCGTGGCCAGCCTGACCGCCGAGGGTCACCTGGCCGGCTTCGGGTACGGCTACACCGGCAGCGCCGGCCAGTGGTGGCACGACCAGGTCTGGCGGGCGCTCGACCCGGCCGCCCGCCGACGCTGGCTCACCGACTGCTTCGAGGTGGTCGAGTTGCATGTGAGCCCACCGGCACAGGGGCACGGTCTGGGGGCCGGGCAGTTGCGGGCCCTGCTCACCCTGGCCGAGGGCGCGACCACCCTGCTGTCCACCCCGGAAGCCGACGAGCAGACCTCCCGGGCCTGGCGGTTGTACCGCCGGTTCGGCTTCGTCGACCTGCTGCGCGACTTCCGCTTTCCCGGCGACGAGCGCCCGTTCGGGGTGCTCGGCCGGGATCTGCCCCTGGCCGCCGAGCAGCCACCCGTACGGCCATGA
- a CDS encoding monooxygenase, whose product MNERGGVNGPEQVPQLVTLHVWRIPRTAVGRALLRMARDPRRLRALPGVRFGKLLGTGTGTGFGPGDADPTRWAALTVWDSPAAATRFADSPVGRAWSDIATAGVRLDLRPLSSRGEWSGRRPFGEPAGGRVTGPVLALTRARLRPTRALTFWRAVPPVAAALHAAPGLLARFGVGEAPLGWQGTVSVWRDPADLVGFAYRHPQHRAAITRTETARWYAEELFARFEVRDVIGDRTVLGWVDADPAKGGRA is encoded by the coding sequence GTGAACGAGCGCGGCGGCGTGAACGGGCCGGAGCAGGTCCCCCAACTGGTCACTCTGCACGTGTGGCGGATCCCGCGTACCGCCGTGGGTCGGGCGCTGCTGCGGATGGCGCGGGACCCGCGCCGGTTGCGCGCCCTGCCCGGCGTACGGTTCGGCAAGCTGCTCGGCACCGGGACCGGCACCGGCTTCGGGCCGGGCGACGCCGACCCGACCCGCTGGGCGGCGTTGACGGTGTGGGACTCCCCCGCCGCGGCCACCCGGTTCGCCGACTCACCGGTGGGTCGGGCCTGGTCCGACATCGCCACCGCCGGTGTCCGGCTCGACCTGCGGCCGCTGAGCAGCCGGGGTGAGTGGTCCGGTCGACGGCCCTTCGGCGAGCCGGCCGGTGGCCGGGTGACCGGGCCGGTCCTGGCCCTGACCCGGGCCCGGTTGCGACCCACCCGCGCCCTCACCTTCTGGCGGGCGGTCCCCCCGGTGGCCGCCGCCCTGCACGCCGCGCCCGGCCTGCTGGCCCGCTTCGGTGTCGGTGAGGCGCCGCTGGGCTGGCAGGGCACGGTGAGCGTGTGGCGCGATCCGGCAGACCTGGTGGGGTTCGCGTACCGTCACCCGCAGCACCGGGCCGCGATCACCCGGACGGAGACCGCGCGATGGTACGCGGAGGAGCTCTTCGCCCGGTTCGAGGTGCGTGACGTGATCGGTGACCGGACGGTACTGGGGTGGGTCGACGCAGACCCGGCGAAGGGTGGACGGGCATGA
- a CDS encoding YbaK/EbsC family protein: protein MQSHPNVRAVQDALDAAQARNGSDAPATVRLLPDAVHTAAAAAEALGVDVGAIANSLVFDADGAPLLVLTSGAHRVDTTGLAARLGITRLRRATPQFVKEHTGQVIGGVAPVGHPQPLRTLVDNALDKYDEIWAAGGIPQAVFPSTYAELLRITGGTPTDVA from the coding sequence ATGCAGTCACACCCGAATGTCCGGGCCGTGCAGGACGCCCTCGACGCCGCCCAGGCGCGCAACGGTTCCGACGCCCCGGCCACGGTCCGCCTGTTGCCCGACGCCGTGCACACCGCCGCAGCCGCCGCCGAGGCGCTCGGCGTCGACGTGGGCGCCATCGCCAACTCCCTCGTCTTCGACGCCGACGGGGCACCGCTGCTGGTGCTGACCTCCGGCGCGCACCGGGTGGACACCACCGGCCTGGCCGCCCGGCTCGGCATCACCCGGCTACGCCGGGCCACGCCGCAGTTCGTCAAGGAGCACACCGGCCAGGTGATCGGCGGGGTCGCCCCGGTGGGCCATCCGCAGCCGCTGCGCACCCTGGTGGACAACGCCCTGGACAAGTACGACGAGATCTGGGCCGCCGGTGGCATACCCCAGGCGGTCTTCCCCAGCACGTACGCCGAACTGTTGCGGATCACCGGCGGCACCCCGACCGACGTGGCGTGA
- a CDS encoding SAV_6107 family HEPN domain-containing protein — protein MPTSPAQVPTVPAHVLPHRTPAQLLAVARQGLAEAARTSPDGLRYATAHLAALRAAAAVLAARARPAPTRRSRITSVWVLLAGVAPELHEWATYFALAAGKRAAAEAGIPRVVTAREADDLLRAAEDFVAVVESALDLVHQPAIEGLVA, from the coding sequence ATGCCGACCAGCCCGGCCCAGGTGCCGACGGTGCCCGCGCACGTGCTGCCACACCGCACCCCCGCCCAACTACTGGCGGTGGCTCGGCAAGGGCTCGCCGAAGCCGCCCGGACGAGCCCCGATGGTCTCCGGTACGCCACCGCCCACCTGGCGGCCCTGCGTGCCGCCGCCGCGGTGCTCGCCGCCCGGGCCCGCCCCGCGCCGACCCGCCGTAGCCGGATCACCAGTGTCTGGGTCCTGCTCGCCGGTGTCGCCCCCGAGCTGCACGAGTGGGCCACCTACTTCGCCCTGGCCGCCGGCAAGCGGGCCGCCGCCGAGGCCGGCATACCCCGGGTGGTCACCGCCCGGGAGGCCGACGATCTGCTCCGCGCCGCGGAGGATTTCGTGGCGGTGGTGGAGTCCGCACTCGACCTGGTCCATCAACCGGCCATCGAGGGGCTCGTCGCCTGA
- a CDS encoding DNA polymerase Y family protein, whose product MSAVVRTLLLWCPDWPVLAAEIIDGVPATGPVAVLHANRVLACSEQARAEGVRRGLRRREAQGRCPGLTVVDHDPGRDARAFEPVVAAVEEVAAGVEVIRPGACALPARGPSRYLGGEEAAAERIVEHLAQSCAVESQVGIADGVFAAGLAARQGRIVPPGGTPEFLSTQPVEALGRPPLADLLRRLGVRTLGDFAALSAGDVLARFGFDGALAHRMAAGRDDRPLAVRRPPADLTVTADLDEPIERVDVAAFAARTLAERLHERLAGHGLACTRLGIEAVTAHGQELHRVWRHDGLLSAAAIADRVRWQLDGWLTGARRGGPARPTAGIIRLRLVPDGVLAQAGLQPGLWGETGEERERAHRALTRVQGLLGPEAVVTAVLGGGRSPTDQVRLVPWGDERAPTRPAATPLPSWPGRLPPPSPAVVLPTALAVHVWDAAGEPVTVSARLAMSAPPARLSTDATVEALVRVGVGRGVEIVGWAGPWPVDERWWAPTEARRRARFQVCLADGTALLLAVEHGRWLLEAIYD is encoded by the coding sequence ATGAGTGCGGTCGTCCGGACTCTGCTGCTCTGGTGTCCGGACTGGCCGGTGCTGGCCGCCGAGATCATCGACGGGGTGCCGGCCACCGGACCGGTGGCGGTGCTGCACGCCAACCGGGTCCTCGCCTGCTCCGAGCAGGCCAGGGCCGAGGGGGTACGCCGAGGGCTGCGTCGGCGGGAGGCCCAGGGGCGCTGCCCGGGGCTGACCGTCGTCGACCACGATCCCGGGCGGGACGCGCGGGCCTTCGAGCCGGTGGTGGCCGCGGTCGAGGAGGTGGCGGCCGGGGTCGAGGTGATCCGCCCCGGAGCCTGCGCGTTGCCCGCCCGGGGGCCCAGCCGCTACCTCGGCGGGGAGGAGGCGGCGGCCGAACGGATCGTCGAGCATCTCGCGCAGAGCTGTGCGGTGGAGAGCCAGGTCGGCATCGCCGACGGGGTGTTCGCCGCCGGGTTGGCCGCCCGACAGGGGCGGATAGTGCCGCCCGGCGGAACCCCGGAGTTCCTGTCCACCCAGCCCGTCGAGGCCCTGGGCCGGCCGCCCCTGGCCGACCTGCTGCGCCGACTGGGGGTGCGTACCCTCGGTGACTTCGCCGCCCTGTCCGCCGGTGACGTGTTGGCCCGGTTCGGCTTCGACGGGGCGCTGGCCCACCGGATGGCCGCCGGGCGGGACGACCGCCCGCTCGCGGTCCGGCGCCCGCCCGCCGACCTGACGGTCACCGCCGACCTGGACGAGCCGATCGAGCGGGTCGACGTCGCGGCGTTCGCCGCCCGGACCCTGGCCGAACGGCTGCACGAACGGCTCGCCGGGCACGGGCTGGCCTGCACCCGGCTCGGCATCGAGGCGGTCACCGCGCACGGCCAGGAGTTGCACCGGGTCTGGCGGCACGACGGTCTGCTGAGCGCGGCGGCGATCGCCGACCGGGTCCGCTGGCAACTGGACGGCTGGCTGACCGGGGCCCGCCGGGGCGGCCCGGCCCGGCCCACCGCCGGGATCATCCGGCTGCGGTTGGTGCCGGACGGGGTGCTGGCCCAGGCCGGCCTGCAACCCGGGCTGTGGGGCGAGACCGGCGAGGAACGCGAGCGGGCACATCGGGCGCTGACCCGGGTGCAGGGCCTGCTCGGCCCCGAGGCGGTGGTCACCGCCGTGCTCGGTGGCGGTCGCTCCCCGACCGACCAGGTACGGCTGGTCCCATGGGGCGACGAACGCGCCCCCACCCGCCCCGCTGCCACCCCGCTGCCGTCCTGGCCGGGGCGGCTGCCGCCGCCTTCGCCGGCGGTGGTGCTGCCCACTGCGCTCGCCGTACACGTGTGGGATGCCGCCGGTGAACCGGTGACGGTGAGCGCCCGGCTGGCGATGAGCGCCCCGCCGGCCCGGCTGAGCACCGATGCGACCGTGGAAGCCCTGGTCCGGGTAGGCGTGGGCAGGGGAGTCGAGATCGTCGGCTGGGCCGGTCCGTGGCCGGTCGACGAGCGGTGGTGGGCCCCGACCGAGGCCCGTCGCCGAGCCCGCTTCCAGGTCTGCCTGGCCGACGGCACCGCACTCCTGCTCGCCGTCGAGCACGGCCGATGGCTGCTGGAGGCGATCTATGACTGA
- a CDS encoding error-prone DNA polymerase: MSFHNPRLPWSELERVLSGRSGKGRGRGSEQGAGERHLHVVDPLAIDADGGDSPAWNRRREHYSPPELTRPDGVLPYAELHAHTNFSFLDGASHPEELVEEAIRLGLTALAVTDHDGFYGVVRFAEAARALHLPTIFGAELTLGLPGPQNGVPDPHGKHLLVLAHGHEGYARLATTIARAHLRGGEKGRPVYGDLEEIAADLRDHVLVLTGCRKGHVPAALLTEGVEAAARELDRLTALFGAETVAVELTDHGHPVDEDRNEALAELAAAAGLPTVATNNVHYATPGRRRLATTLAAVRARRSLDEMDGWLPAAGTAHLRSGAEMAARFAAYPGAVARAAEFGAELAFDLQLVAPQLPAYPVPPGHTEMSWLRQLTEAGARERYGPRAAHPQAYAQLDHELNMIEALGFPGYFLVVYDIVEFCRRADIYCQGRGSAANSAVCYALRITNVDAVRHRLLFERFLAPERDGPPDIDVDIESDRREEVIQHVYARYGREHTAQVANVISYRPRSAVRDVAKAFGFSPGQQDAWSKQIDRWGEVATADVPEIPEQVIAYANEVQTFPRHLGIHSGGMVICDRPVIEVCPVEWGRMPGRSVLQWDKDDCAAVGLVKFDLLGLGMLSALHYGYDMIGMSLDLGDMSLDDPEVYDMLCRADSVGVFQVESRAQMATLPRLKPREFYDLVVEVALIRPGPIQGGSVHPYIRRKNGQEPVTYAHPLMRNALEKTLGVPLFQEQLMQLAIDLAGFDAAEADQLRRAMGAKRSVQRMARIADRLYAGMAQRGITGELAEDVYRKLTAFASYGFPESHAMSFAYLVYASSWLKRYHPGPFLAALLRAQPMGFYSPQTLVDDARRHGVQVRRPDINASGVQPVLESTPDTRWGSRPGEPPHAWGLGGPAVRLGLSGVRTLGEPVAERIVAERTAHGPYRDMSDLARRVGLTAAQLEALATADAFACFGLTRRQALWAAGAAAQDRPDRLPGTVTGAAAPTLPGMEAVDRLVADVWATGLSPENHPARFIRPQLEAMGAVPIDRLGRVEPGRRIRVGGIVTHRQRPATAGGVTFINLEDETGMLNVTCSPGLWQRQRRVARTSAALVVRGRLQRHEGVTNLVADRLEAIEPPVRPASRDFR; the protein is encoded by the coding sequence GTGAGTTTCCACAACCCACGGCTGCCGTGGTCGGAGCTGGAGCGGGTGCTCTCCGGACGGTCGGGCAAGGGGAGAGGTCGGGGGAGTGAGCAGGGTGCCGGGGAACGGCATCTGCATGTGGTGGATCCACTCGCGATCGATGCCGACGGGGGCGACTCGCCGGCCTGGAACCGGCGCCGGGAGCACTACAGTCCGCCGGAGCTGACCCGACCCGACGGGGTGCTGCCGTACGCGGAACTGCACGCCCACACCAACTTCAGCTTCCTCGACGGCGCCAGCCATCCGGAGGAACTGGTCGAGGAGGCCATCCGGCTGGGGCTCACCGCCCTGGCCGTCACCGACCACGACGGCTTCTACGGTGTGGTGCGCTTCGCCGAGGCGGCCCGCGCGCTGCACCTGCCGACGATCTTCGGGGCGGAGCTGACCCTGGGCCTGCCCGGCCCGCAGAACGGGGTACCCGACCCGCACGGCAAGCACCTGCTGGTGCTGGCCCACGGCCACGAGGGGTACGCCCGGCTGGCCACCACCATCGCCCGCGCCCACCTGCGGGGCGGGGAGAAGGGCCGCCCGGTCTACGGCGACCTGGAGGAGATCGCCGCCGACCTGCGGGACCACGTGCTGGTGCTGACCGGCTGCCGCAAGGGGCACGTGCCGGCCGCCCTGCTCACCGAGGGGGTCGAGGCGGCGGCCCGCGAGCTGGACCGGCTGACCGCCCTGTTCGGGGCGGAGACGGTGGCGGTGGAGCTGACCGACCACGGGCATCCGGTCGACGAGGACCGCAACGAGGCCCTGGCCGAGCTGGCCGCCGCCGCCGGGCTGCCCACGGTGGCCACCAACAACGTGCACTACGCCACCCCGGGGCGACGGCGACTGGCCACCACCCTGGCCGCCGTACGGGCCCGGCGCAGCCTGGACGAGATGGACGGCTGGCTACCCGCCGCCGGCACCGCCCACCTGCGCTCCGGGGCCGAGATGGCGGCCCGGTTCGCGGCCTACCCGGGTGCGGTGGCCCGGGCCGCCGAGTTCGGCGCGGAACTCGCCTTCGACCTGCAACTCGTCGCACCGCAACTGCCGGCGTACCCGGTGCCTCCGGGGCACACCGAGATGAGCTGGCTGCGGCAGCTCACCGAGGCCGGTGCGCGGGAACGCTACGGCCCCCGCGCGGCCCACCCGCAGGCGTACGCGCAGCTCGACCACGAGCTGAACATGATCGAGGCGCTGGGCTTCCCGGGCTACTTCCTGGTGGTCTACGACATCGTCGAGTTCTGCCGCCGGGCCGACATCTACTGCCAGGGCCGGGGCTCGGCGGCCAACTCGGCGGTCTGCTACGCCCTGCGGATCACCAATGTGGACGCGGTCCGGCACCGGTTGCTGTTCGAACGCTTCCTGGCCCCCGAACGCGACGGCCCGCCCGACATCGACGTGGACATCGAGTCCGACCGCCGGGAGGAGGTCATCCAGCACGTCTACGCCCGCTACGGCCGGGAGCACACCGCCCAGGTGGCGAACGTGATCTCGTACCGGCCCCGGTCGGCGGTGCGGGACGTGGCCAAGGCGTTCGGTTTCTCCCCCGGTCAGCAGGACGCCTGGAGCAAGCAGATCGACCGGTGGGGTGAGGTGGCCACGGCGGACGTGCCGGAGATCCCCGAGCAGGTGATCGCGTACGCCAACGAGGTGCAGACGTTCCCCCGGCACCTGGGCATCCACTCCGGGGGCATGGTGATCTGCGACCGGCCGGTGATCGAGGTGTGTCCGGTGGAGTGGGGGCGGATGCCCGGCCGCAGCGTGCTCCAGTGGGACAAGGACGACTGCGCCGCCGTCGGCCTGGTCAAGTTCGACCTGCTGGGCCTGGGCATGCTCTCGGCGCTGCACTACGGCTACGACATGATCGGGATGAGCCTGGATCTGGGCGACATGAGCCTGGACGATCCCGAGGTCTACGACATGCTCTGCCGGGCCGACTCGGTCGGGGTGTTCCAGGTGGAGAGCCGGGCCCAGATGGCCACCCTGCCCCGGCTGAAACCGCGCGAGTTCTACGACCTGGTGGTCGAGGTGGCGCTGATCCGGCCCGGCCCGATCCAGGGCGGCTCGGTGCACCCGTACATCCGGCGCAAGAACGGGCAGGAGCCGGTGACGTACGCCCATCCGCTGATGCGCAACGCCCTGGAGAAGACCCTGGGGGTGCCGCTGTTCCAGGAGCAGTTGATGCAGCTCGCCATCGACCTGGCCGGGTTCGACGCGGCCGAGGCCGACCAGTTGCGCCGGGCGATGGGGGCGAAGCGTTCGGTGCAGCGGATGGCCCGCATAGCCGATCGGCTCTACGCCGGCATGGCGCAGCGGGGCATCACCGGTGAGTTGGCCGAGGACGTCTACCGCAAGCTCACCGCCTTCGCCAGCTACGGCTTCCCGGAGAGCCACGCGATGAGCTTCGCCTACCTGGTGTACGCCAGCTCCTGGCTCAAGCGGTACCACCCGGGTCCCTTCCTGGCCGCGCTGCTGCGCGCCCAGCCGATGGGCTTCTACTCGCCGCAGACCCTGGTCGACGACGCCCGCCGGCACGGGGTGCAGGTCCGCCGACCGGACATCAACGCCAGCGGGGTGCAGCCGGTGCTGGAGTCCACCCCGGACACCCGGTGGGGCAGCCGGCCGGGGGAGCCGCCCCACGCCTGGGGGCTGGGCGGGCCGGCCGTACGGCTGGGGCTGTCGGGTGTGCGTACCCTCGGCGAGCCGGTGGCCGAGCGGATCGTGGCCGAGCGGACGGCGCACGGGCCGTACCGGGACATGTCGGATCTGGCCCGGCGGGTGGGTCTGACCGCCGCCCAACTGGAGGCCCTGGCCACCGCGGACGCCTTCGCCTGTTTCGGTCTGACCCGGCGGCAGGCGCTGTGGGCGGCCGGCGCGGCGGCCCAGGACCGACCGGACCGGCTGCCCGGCACGGTGACCGGCGCGGCGGCGCCCACCCTGCCCGGGATGGAGGCGGTGGACCGGCTGGTCGCCGACGTGTGGGCCACCGGGTTGTCCCCGGAGAACCATCCGGCCCGGTTCATCCGCCCCCAGTTGGAGGCGATGGGTGCGGTACCGATCGACCGGCTGGGCCGGGTGGAACCGGGTCGGCGGATCCGGGTCGGGGGGATCGTCACCCACCGGCAGCGGCCGGCCACCGCGGGCGGGGTCACCTTCATCAACCTGGAGGACGAGACCGGGATGCTCAACGTGACCTGTTCGCCGGGGTTGTGGCAGCGGCAGCGGCGGGTGGCCCGGACCAGCGCGGCCCTGGTCGTACGGGGGCGGCTGCAACGACACGAGGGGGTGACCAACCTGGTCGCCGACCGGTTGGAGGCCATCGAGCCACCGGTCCGTCCGGCCTCCCGCGATTTCCGCTGA
- a CDS encoding methyltransferase domain-containing protein, translating to MEQTPGAAGPPLTPRTAVVWSVLRAELDRRPATELTVLDVGGGTGGFAVPLAQAGHQVTVVDASPDALAALSRRAAEAGVADRVRAVQGDGDALAGLVEPASVDLVLCHAVLEVVDEPASVVTALATALRPGGAASVLVAGRSAAVLGRAMNGHLDTAATLAADPEGTAGPRDTLRRRFDAEGAAALLTAAGLTVEEIHGVRVLADLLPAAVADGQQAALVELERALAARSPWRDVAAQLHLFARRPA from the coding sequence GTGGAACAGACCCCAGGCGCGGCCGGGCCGCCACTGACTCCCCGTACCGCCGTGGTCTGGTCGGTGCTGCGCGCCGAGCTGGACCGTCGGCCCGCCACCGAGTTGACCGTGCTGGACGTGGGGGGTGGCACGGGTGGCTTCGCGGTACCGCTGGCCCAGGCCGGGCACCAGGTCACCGTGGTCGACGCCAGTCCGGACGCCCTGGCCGCCCTCAGCCGCCGGGCCGCCGAGGCCGGGGTGGCCGACCGGGTACGCGCAGTCCAGGGCGACGGTGACGCCCTGGCCGGGCTGGTCGAACCGGCAAGTGTCGACCTGGTGCTCTGCCATGCCGTCCTGGAGGTGGTCGACGAACCGGCCTCGGTGGTGACCGCACTGGCCACCGCGCTGCGTCCCGGCGGGGCGGCCAGCGTGCTGGTGGCCGGTAGGTCGGCGGCGGTGCTCGGCCGGGCCATGAACGGTCACCTCGACACGGCCGCCACGCTGGCCGCCGACCCCGAGGGCACCGCCGGGCCCCGGGACACCCTGCGCCGCCGGTTCGACGCCGAGGGCGCCGCCGCGCTGCTCACCGCCGCCGGCCTCACCGTCGAGGAGATCCACGGGGTACGCGTCCTGGCCGACCTGTTGCCCGCGGCGGTCGCGGACGGCCAGCAGGCGGCCCTGGTCGAGTTGGAGCGGGCCCTGGCGGCCCGGTCTCCCTGGCGGGATGTCGCCGCCCAGCTGCACCTGTTCGCCCGCCGCCCGGCATGA
- a CDS encoding alkaline phosphatase family protein: MTDPTATPAPPPFLAPVVPEYGGRSLADVLPSALAALGVPGAVDLLGLADELAGVRRVAVLLVDGLGWHQIPIATPYAPTLAGLTATTGRPLTCGFPSTTPTSLVTLGTGTASGAHGVLGFSLRIPGTDRVLNHLEWADEPSPLRWQPVTTALQRARAAGVAVTVVSRPEFGGTGLTVAANRGGDYRGATGVEALAATMLAALGAGTGPTLVSGYHPDLDRHGHLSGVDSVPWRTAATEVDGLLARLVDGLPPDAALLVTADHGQLNVPAGHRFDLDTDPRLTAGVRVVAGEPRVRYLHVVPGATEDVRAAWSQVLGAAARVLTREEAVATGWFGPVYEEHLARVGDLVVVCNDTYAVLASRSESPMLSRLVGFHGADTAAEMTIPLLVVRG, from the coding sequence ATGACCGACCCCACCGCAACCCCCGCACCGCCGCCCTTCCTGGCCCCGGTGGTGCCGGAGTACGGCGGGCGGAGCCTGGCGGATGTGCTGCCCAGCGCGTTGGCGGCGCTAGGGGTGCCCGGCGCGGTCGACCTGCTCGGGCTGGCCGACGAGTTGGCCGGGGTACGTCGGGTCGCCGTGCTGCTGGTCGACGGGCTCGGCTGGCACCAGATCCCGATCGCCACGCCGTACGCGCCGACCCTGGCCGGGCTGACCGCCACCACCGGCCGCCCGCTCACCTGCGGCTTCCCCTCCACCACCCCGACCAGCCTGGTCACCCTGGGCACCGGTACGGCCTCCGGCGCGCACGGGGTGCTCGGTTTCAGCCTGCGGATACCGGGCACCGACCGGGTGCTCAACCACCTGGAGTGGGCCGACGAGCCGTCCCCGCTGCGCTGGCAGCCGGTCACCACGGCGTTGCAGCGGGCCCGGGCCGCCGGTGTCGCGGTGACCGTGGTGAGCCGACCGGAGTTCGGCGGCACCGGACTGACGGTGGCCGCCAACCGGGGCGGCGACTACCGGGGCGCCACCGGGGTCGAGGCGCTGGCCGCCACGATGCTGGCCGCCCTGGGCGCCGGGACCGGGCCCACCCTGGTCTCCGGCTACCACCCGGACCTGGACCGGCACGGCCACCTCAGCGGGGTGGACTCGGTGCCCTGGCGTACCGCCGCCACCGAGGTCGACGGGCTGCTGGCCCGGCTGGTGGACGGGTTGCCGCCGGACGCGGCGCTGCTGGTCACCGCCGACCACGGGCAGTTGAACGTGCCGGCCGGGCACCGGTTCGACCTGGATACCGACCCTCGGTTGACCGCCGGGGTGCGGGTGGTCGCCGGGGAGCCCCGGGTGCGCTACCTGCATGTCGTACCGGGGGCCACCGAAGACGTACGGGCCGCCTGGTCGCAGGTGCTGGGCGCGGCGGCCCGGGTGCTGACCCGGGAGGAGGCGGTGGCCACCGGCTGGTTCGGGCCGGTGTACGAGGAACACCTGGCGCGCGTCGGCGACCTCGTGGTGGTCTGCAACGACACGTACGCCGTACTGGCCAGCCGCTCGGAGAGCCCGATGCTGTCCCGGCTGGTCGGCTTCCACGGCGCGGACACGGCGGCCGAGATGACCATTCCGCTGCTGGTCGTACGGGGCTGA